GGATTCTGTTCGAGAGACAGAAAAGCACGCTGCAAAGCAGGATAGGACCAATGATTGATAAGCAACCCCTCGTTTCCTGCCATGCAAACACCCAGGTATGTAATGCCCAAGAGGGCTGTAATTAAGGATCTGAACTCGCTGTCCTGTGAACATAGTCCATGCTTCTGGCCTGCTTTAGTGCCAAGCTCCTCCACTGGGGACTCTACTCAAATCTAGGCCTACATCAGCCCCACTCCCATGGAAGGGGACAAGTTATCAGGGGACAGATTAACTCCtcgggccagatgctcagctggtgaaatcagcatagcttcactgCAGCCAATGGAGCTACATGGCTCCTCTGGCTCCTGGCGTTTACCCCTCCCGCCACCCCAGAAGGGATCGGGGAGTGGCCCTCCAGTTCTGCAGATGATCCAGGATGCATCTTGCACACAAGAGCAGCTACTCTCAAGTCCAGCCTCCCCTGGGGCAGCAAAGCCCCCTCTGGGGTCCTACCCTTCCCCTCTCAGGGGGGTACAAGGCATAGAGAGGATCTGACAGGGGCAGAGGGCCCGATCTaatgcccactggagtcagtgggagtctttccattcattccactggatcagacccacagaGGGGGGCACAGGTGTCAACAAGAGGGGGCATAATGTGCCCTCCTGCTTTTGAGGAGGCCTGTTTTTTTACAGTCCCTGTTTATTACCCTGGTGCATTACAAATGGACATTATCAGTCTCTCTAGAGCATTTCATGGTCACATTAAGCATATGGTGATTTCCCAGGCAAACGgcttgggccagatttttttttctccgtGAAAAAGGGAAGGTGCATTAGCAACCCGTGTGAATAATATTAGGGAACCATTCTGAGCACTGAATTTCCTACTTCCCACCAAAAAGCACAGCAAGGATGAGCAAAGCAACCAGAACAGGTAACATATAACACAAGAGCTTCCAGTCGCTCTCTGTGTCTGTTCCCCGCCAAgccagctggccaggctgagaagttgcaggcagagaagcagggaTAACGAATCTGTAGGTAAACAGATAACAGATCCCCAGAGCACATGCCTCACAATGGGTCGTGTCATGTGGCCCTTCCACATCTTCTTCGACTATGGGGCCAGCTACATCACGGTTTTTGATGAACCCCTGGGAGCATTTCTCACGGATCTTCAGCACCAAGTTGTCCAGGATCCTCTCAATATTCTCCTGGCTGAACGTGGGTGTCTCAAACTTCGTTCCATGGCACTTCTTAACTTCTGCCCACAGACCCTCATCTTtacctggccctggccctggcaccAGTCCAGGTGCATGTGGAAGAGAATGAGCACTTGAGCCGATGGCCAGTGACGGGCACAGCTTGAGCACTGAAACCTacagggggaaaggaaaggacaTTTAACCCGCCGCCCACGCCAGCCCCCAAACTTAATGCTGAGAAAGACTCATCCACTGAcattgggcttgatcctgcaaggtgctgagcacccccaaacCCTGTTGCTGTCCATGCAAGCACCTCCCAGCAGCGCTCAGCACTCTGCAGGATCAAGTCCCTGTATGGCATAGTCGTAACAGCATTCACTCACATACACCTGCCCCCCTGAAGGATCACGCAGCAAAGTGTTGGACAAATTCATAGGGTTGCCAGCTTGGTAATAGTTAATAACTGAACACTCCAGCAGACGTGccagaacctcccctgccccgcctcttccccctgaggccccacccctgccccacctatacccccccaaagccctgcccccatccactcctcttccccccctcccccgcctcccagaTCAGGAGGGACTCGCTtgtggagccggggctgggagctgcagctgcccgatGAAGGGAGGAGGTGGcaccagctgagcaggggctggagggggtgatgacccagtgcctccccGCCTCCCCTGCTCGCAGCAACGGGATTTGGGGTGtctggtcagtagatctgaccagatactgtcaggtcccctttttgaccagactgTCCGGTCGAAAACCCTACAAATTCATCATATTGGGTTTCAAAGCCGGCTCCGGTTggactcaatgggagttttgcccataATATCCAGACCTTTCTACAAACATTGCCAACTCAAAGAACTTCCCCAGAGGAAAGCTCCGATGCAATTAAGTTTCCACCCCTAGTTCTAGATGGGCAAAGACTCCACTTACTAATCAATCAGAGTAAAACCCAGCCCCCGTTCCGCCTCGGGTTTCGCTGGGGAGAACAGTCCCTTCCTCCACATGGGCTCAGCATGCCCGGGGGTCACATTTCATGCAGCACACCCCCTGCAGCTTTGCAACTGGTTTCTAACGAACCCTTCCGAGCAGGACTGAGCCTAGAACTGAGGCACCTTCCAATTTACAGCTGAAGTCTAGGCTCATTAAGGAGCAGCCTCCAATTAGAATTTGTTTGCATCTGTGGATCAGTCTCTCGCCCATAACGAGAGATGAgcaaaaaattcatttggaaTCATTTATTCCACagttttcctctctccttctcttcACAGCCAGCAAGCAGAGCACAGTTGTCTTGACCGCTGCCTACCACACTGACCAATACTGGCTAAATTTTTCCTGAtgctgtctgtatccatctgttgtctcttgtcttagactgtaaactctttggggcaaggactgtctttgttctgtgtttgtacagcacctaccacagtgaGGTCCCGACTGGGTCTCCTAGGTGCTCTGGTAATACAAATACGTAATGATAATAATACATTATTAGAGGGATAATCTCTGTGAATAATTCTTGGCCTACTGTCCCTTAGTGAGTATTTGACATTCGAAATGTGATCAGTGTTGACTGGCCGCGTATATCACATGATCCGTCTCTGTTCCCAGATTGGATGAGCATAGCTCTTAGCTGAAGGTGTCTGGAGTGAAGACGTGTGGTCAGTTATGAAATTGAAAGCTGCATATATCCTGCAATAGTAAATTCACTGCTTCCGCCAGCTTTCTGCTTGTTTGCTAAACTATGGATGGAAATAGAAGGGAATTTGTTTAAATACGCCGTCTTGCTCTAACCACGACATCATTTCCACTCCTGAGAGGGGAGAGTCacaatttcctgctctgcagaCTTTGACAGTGGTGGAAAATGCTAATTAACAGGAGGCAAATATTTAGTGCCCTCACGGTGACTCATCAACACTAATGGCTAGGTGCCGTACAGCTAAATCCCTTTTACACGTGTGTGCAGCGAACACAAGGACTAGCCCAATCGATCGTTCAATCGCAGCTAGCCCCAAATCTctcacctgccctccctgcttctctccccaCTAAAACTAATGCTGGGAGAAATTCACCTTAGAGCATGGGCGGCTGGTATGATAGGCCGGGGGAGGCGACCCTAACCCAGGCTGTGGCGTCACCCACGCTCCACCCTAAGGCCCCGTCCTCACTCCCCATCTGCCCCAAAGCCGGCGGGGGCTCAGCTCGGGCCGGCGGCCAGGGCTCAGGATGGTTTGGCCGGGGCTCCTCCTGCCAcagtgggcggggagggggctcagggctctggcaggcaaGGGAGGTGAAAGGGACAGGaacggggggctagcctccccaaaggcgGGGTTCACGCGTCACCCATGCCTTTGCGCCTCATTCACGGCCCAGTTTGTCTGCTCCCCCTCACCTGGCAAATGCTTTTCTCTGCTGGTATAGGCGCCATCCGCGTTCTGGGTTTCGAGGACGGAGGTTATCCTCCACGGTGAGAGACCAGGTGTCGTCTGGCTTCTCCCATGCCATCTTCTGATCAAACATCTGCTGCCAGGCCTTCATCTTCTCACCTTCCCCTTTACAGCCTCTCTTGAGCAGCAGCATTTACTGTCTGAACCAGGAATGTGACTTATTTAAGGGCGGATGGGGGGGCTCCCGGGTCTGCaaccttcccctcctgctctgagGAACAGCCTCGCACAGGCGGGCTCCTTTGCCTCCTTGCTACAGACTCAGGACCCTGGGTGTGGAACCAAGCTCAGGGCTTGTGAGAAACGAAACTGAAAGGGGAGCTGACGTGCTGCCGGTCTGCAGGACTGCCCTGCCCACAGGGATCAACTCCAGATTCAGCCAGGGGACCACACATCCCTGCTGGAAGTCCGCAGCTTTCTCGCCCCCTCGTGCACACACAGCCACCCCACGTGGACAGGGCTCCACAGATTGGGACAGGGCTCCCCATGTGGACAGGGCTCTGCATCCCGCTGTATCCCAGCTGACTTTGCCGCACTGACTCCCTCCGGCAGGCATCTACCTCCCTTTCCATAGGGTGGTGCTGCCACTTTGCTGCCACCAGGGGGTGCTGCTTcagggagaaaggggagggaCTTGCAGCCAGGGCAGATGGTCTCTGGATCAACGTTTGGTGGAGTGTGATGGGACAGACACATGCTATGCATGTGGGGTCTTGGGGCGCAGTGCAAgaggagcaggccggggccccttctgagcatgggcccggctccatggagccactgcagccattgtaaacccggcactgagcgaaactctacaaactgggagtcatcagtggagagggaaaagcCCAGCGGAGGGATCTgctgtcaggtccctagaggccagttctcagggggaaccctgcatgcaggcctgggactcaccagctccccacacagccagtcctgcccttgccctggctggctccagactgcctcaaaaatggcttctcccctttcctgagctccctgggaagggcttctcactccctattggtgccaggcagactctgagtctgccttggctccccctccctaccagggacagtgcGCCTCCCCGTGAGCTGCCAGCAGGCCgagccccaggaatctaggtcatctccttgggggttacactTGTAACACCGCCCTTTAAAGAAAAGGGTGCGGAGGAGAACTTGCCAGGGGGTTGCAGCAGACTTTCCAGCTGGCCTGTGGGACGGGGAGGTTTCCAGGACGTTTCATGGGAACGCATCAAACCCTCGTTGAATTGAAAGGGCTCAAGGCCAGGCCAAGCAGCCTGACAGACAAAAGGCCTGAAGTTGTGAAACAGCTCCCAAGTGCGGGTGGGAAACGTTGTGTCGACAGTCACTGAAGTTACAGGCACCACGGAGGGTACCTAGACTCCTCGCGACTCGATTGCAGCCACATAGATATTTAACCTCAGGCAGCTTAGAAAATCATGCCCAAGATCCTATCTAGGGGCAGGGGTTCCGCCAGCTCAAGAATCAATGAAGCCCTAAACGCTCCTTTGAACTCCTGAGGATCAGGTGAGCTAATTCAAAGGTCTTTTGCCTGACGTACCTCTTTCTGTTCTATTGCTCGGCTTCTCCAGGGCTGGATCCTGGGAAAGATTACATATGCGACAATTAAAgggcagttctactctgaaaaatgaccacGTAAAAAGGCCACTTAGGGGTCCTTAGCTACCATCCCTCAATGGCTCCTAGAGGAAATCTGCTCAGCTggccaataaaaatattttttctagctCTCAGCCCAGTGCACGCATTCCGCCCTACATAGACAGGTACATTATCTATTAttactaggcttggcagaatttgattattTATATAATTTTGGCAGGAAATAGCCAcggttatttttaagcatttttttttattttatttttatctctgtaaattttcacagctgcaaAACATAATGGCTTAGGCATTTTCCCCCCCCAAAcgtttattgatttaaattttcatagttgtgggaaattatgaggcagtcgggggggggggtcagacaataattacttCATTATAGACAATGCTGCAATTCAAAAAATTAATGCTTTTTAACCGTTAAagcacaaactgtcaacatcgcctgtcaaaatataccaagtaaataTCCTGAAATCAAATGCTAACAAGGCCCCAAGCAACATTTGTCTTACTTTGCCGATCGGTAAATTTCGattactgatggaaatatttttgtattggtttatgtgtgtgtggtggaaaTTGACATTCACTGacatttacagaaaaaaatgtaaTCTTTCCAAGCCCAATTATTACTCAGGTTATTACAGTTCAGTTATATTAGGGACAAGTATGAGTGTCGAATTTCCACTACTTGGTTTTGAGATAAAGCAGAACAAAAATGAGCACAGCCAAAAAAATGACCAAACAACAAATGTAGCAACAGCAGCGCCGCCAGTCACAGCTGCTCCCCACGTTGCGGCTGCTCCCCATCTCTGCTTCGCTCCATTCCTCATGGGCAGGAAAGCTGCGTGGAAAAAGAGAAACAGCCCTAAAGAAGGTGTTGGCTGGTGCTTGGGCTTCATATTTCACGTAACAGATGCCCAGCTGGCAGGCTTCACAGTGGGAGCTGTCATGTGGCCCCATTATCTGAGCTTCCACGATGTTCTTGGACAGGTTGTTGGGACTGATGGCCTCTCTGTAGCATTTCCCGCAAATCTTCAGCATCAAGTTCTCCAGGACTCTCTTGATGTTCTCCTGGCTGAATTCAGGCAGTTCCAGTTTCGGCACGAGACACTTCTTGCACTCCTGTCTGAAGATTTTCATCTTCACCTGGCCCCGTCTCTGCTTCCGGTCCAGGTGCATGTGGAAGAGAATGTTCACCTGAGCTGAGTGCCACATGTGCCAGCACTGTGAGCACTGAAACCTAACAGGAGAAAGCAGGAGACAAAACTTAACCCAGATTCAAAGCCCTGAACTGGCTGCAGCTGCTAATCTGAGAACTCAGCCTCTGTCCCGCAGGATGGATTCTGGAGCACTGTACACAGGAGGGGTCGATCGAGCGGTGTAGGAGCGCTATCTACTAGCACTGAGGATTGTATAGCACTGTTTATTAGTTAGTAGGTTCAATACAGCTGTCGTCGTTATGCCTTGCAAATGGTTTCCAGCATGAGTCCACTCTAAACAGGATGCTTCTGCTCCTCTGTATGATGGATATTGAGACCTGGTTTTGGCTACAGATGTTTGACATTCAAATAGCTATGGGCTCTGGTGGCCTCCGGGCCATCTCTCACGCTTCCCCGATGCCTAGAATTCCTTCCTGATCTGGAGCAGCAGCTATCGGATACTGATGCAACACACAGCTTTTTGTAACAGTGACCCATGTGTGGTGACTAGGGCCAGGAAATAAAGAGCAGTCCGTTACCAGCCCCCCTGCATGTCATGCCCTCACTGCGTCTTAGaccacagctccccttggccacCTTCACACCCCTCCTCCAAACCTACTGCTTCAAGAAGGCTTCGGAGCTGTAGCCCCTCagaggtttaaaaataataatggtcGTGGTCATAAAAATCCCCTTTAACCCCGTCTATTGAGAGTTTAAGCATTCTAGGGCAGAGATTCGTTGCTATATGGCTGAGAGTGCCTAGCCCAAGGGAGTGCAAGCTGACAGAGGCCTTTGGGTCCTATCACCATACAAATAACTATACATCGCATGCGTTAGCGTCCCAAGTGACCACACGCTCATACTGtcctctccctcctctctccctttcccggctcctccttctcctccttaattgagattgtaagctctttggggcaggaatctCACTTTCGTTGTATTGTACAGCCCCATAGTGCTACATAAGTAACATATAACTATCATCCAAGTGTTCAGTAGAACGAGGTATAGATTTAGCTGCTCCTGCATGCATATTTGCTCCCAGAATCCCTTCTGCAAGCCACTCCTTGGCGGCTGCCTGCCCACAGCAACCAGCCCCTGGCTCCAGCTGATCTTTCCATTGTTATATGGATCCAGGCTGACCCTTAGAATCTTCCTCTCCTTCTCAAGCCAGGATGGGCCCCGCTGCCTGGAAATGCAGGCAAGGAACAAAGAGGTGACCCCAGAGAAGTAAAGCGCCAGCAGCAAAGCCGACCCAGGCTGGGCTTGGTGGCTCCATAGGCACCTACGAGGAGAGCAAGCTCAGCATAATTCAGCAGCAATAAAGCTTCAGGCCTgaagccctgggggtggggaaataaacacagGGGATGAAAATCAGCAGAATGAGTGGGCGGCGGCACTGGGTCAGATTTTGAGATGACACTGATAATGTCTAGAAGAGTCGAGGTGGGTGTAATTCACTGCTTCCTCCAGCCCCGTCCATGTGCATGACCCAGCCCTCTGCTGCCACCCCTGCATTGCCTGGCCTCACTCACCCACCCCCATTCTACCCCTTGGCCTTCTCATCTCCCTCCTTCCAGGCCAACCTCTtggtctctccccaccccctcttcctcTGCCCCTTCTTAGCCCTCCCCTCTGtcaccttctccctccctgctggtaCTTTCCAGCCGCTTCTCCCTCCCCGCCCATGGCTTTCTGTGGTCTGTGACGGGTCTAGCATGCTCCAGAGCACTAGATTATTATGATAAAAATCCAGCACCCAGATACTGCAATGATGGGCACACTGCAAATATTCAGGTAACTAGACATTGTTAGAACTGGTCAAATTATTCCTTAAGATTATTTGCAATGATTGACCCCTATTTTCTGGTTAGTGAATCATTCATAAACTGATCCTGCATTTGTTCATGGGCTTGCTATTTGTAAGGATTCACCAAATGCTTTGGGCTAATAGCCTTCACCTTCTTCCGTTGTTGCCAAGCTGGCTCTTTAACTGGTCACCTGAGCCACATGGTATTGCTTCtcctccctgattggatgacgaGCTTTCTAAAGCAGAAGATAACAAACGATGGAGTTCAGGTGTGAATTTTCAGGCAATGAATCAATTCGCTGCTGCTACATTTCGTGCAACTCCTGGGTTTCGCAAACATTTTGACAAATGCCCACTAGTTGTGCAGACATGGACAAATATAGAATAATATGATCTCATTTATCACAGGAAACGGAACTTGGAGCCTGTATTCACAAGAATATCAGCGAATAGAGCTTGCCGGAAAGTTCAAAAATGTCACCAAAAATAGTGCAAAAAATCCACAAAATTTGTCAGTAAACATCTCTTTGTTAGAGCTGATAAGTGATTCCTCCTGTACTCCCTCCCCATGAAAAGTTTTGAGGGAATGTcgaaaaaccaaaactttttccgtttggggctttgggggaaaacCCCCAAAGTTTTTTGAAAAACCAgctgtttttcattaaaatttccaTTTGGTCCAAAAAGCCGTTTCCCTTTGAATAATCATTTAGGGGGAAGATTTGCCACCAGCCCAAGTCTTTGTGAATTAATTCTTCCTTTACTATTCAACCAGCTCTTAACAGCCTATGGTAGTGCTATAGATGGAAGATGCAGCTGCTCACAAAGCCCTTTGCTAACCGTGTTCTCCTGCTACCTACCCCTCACCTGGCAAACGCATGTTGTTGCAGGAATTGCTTCCATCCAGGATCCAGGTTGTTGGACTGAAGGTTATAATCCGCCTTCAGAGTCCATGTGTCTCCTGGTTTCATCTGCCCAATCTTCTGAGAAAATATTTGCTGCCATATCTCCATGATCCCAACTCATCTGCCTTTGGAGCTGGTTTTGTTTCTGGACTGTAACCGTGATCTGCTGAAGGGATCCGGACTGAAATTTGAGTCTCCTGGCTTGTGACTTCCACGGctgtggtgggggaagagacctttgTGGGTTGTTTCTCCTTTCCCCATGGCACAGAACCAAGTTGTGTGTTTGCAGAGGTGGACCTTTGCTTCCAGACAAAGTCCCTGTGCTGAGTCACACCCAGAATGACTTTGCTCACACTGCTGGCGCTCCGTGCGGTGCCagccagggcagaatttggccacaaCACAATACAGAGCAGCTCTCCCAAAGGAGCCTGCTGTTTTTGCACCTGTAGGGGGGTGAATTAGTGGCGGTGCACGCTGGTGGCTCTGTCTGTCAGTGTCTCTGTGCATCTCCCATGCCAACCCAGCACTCCGGCCAGTCTGGGTGTGCTTAGGAAGTGTCCTAGGGAGTGTTGTCATTTGGGGAGTTCAAATGATAATGATTAAACTAGTATCAGGATGtttctagcccccccccccccacacatacacagaaaGGAGCTGGCTGCCTCCCAAATATACAGCAAGGACAGTTCTCTGCTCCAAAGCGTTTGCAGGCTAAATAGACAACACACAGGGGAGGATTCAGGAAACGCAATTCACCGCATTCCTTGatattttcattttgctttaacTCAGTTCCTATGTATTTGTTCACCCCAAGCTAGGGTTTATAGTGTGTGTCCATAGGCAAATACTAGCCATTTGGGTCCATC
Above is a window of Natator depressus isolate rNatDep1 chromosome 9, rNatDep2.hap1, whole genome shotgun sequence DNA encoding:
- the LOC141993331 gene encoding receptor-transporting protein 3-like, producing MEIWQQIFSQKIGQMKPGDTWTLKADYNLQSNNLDPGWKQFLQQHAFARFQCSQCWHMWHSAQVNILFHMHLDRKQRRGQVKMKIFRQECKKCLVPKLELPEFSQENIKRVLENLMLKICGKCYREAISPNNLSKNIVEAQIMGPHDSSHCEACQLGICYVKYEAQAPANTFFRAVSLFPRSFPAHEEWSEAEMGSSRNVGSSCDWRRCCCYICCLVIFLAVLIFVLLYLKTK